The following nucleotide sequence is from Wolbachia endosymbiont (group E) of Neria commutata.
CCCCATAGGATAAAAATGGTAATGGGTCGCCTATTACTGGTAAAAGTCCTATTGTCATTCCGATATTTATGAAAAAATGGGCACCAAAAAAAGCAAAAATTCCGATAGATATCACCTTAGAAAAATAGTTTTTAGATCTATAAGCGATAGAGAATATTATGACTAGCAATGAGGTATAGAGTAAAATTAAAGCCATACTACCTAAAAATCCCCACTCTTCACTCAGCACAGCAAAAGCAAAATCTGTGTGCTTTTCTGGTAAAAATCCAAGTTGAGATTGACTTCCATTAACGAAACCCTTGCCAAGTAGTCCCCCAGAACCAATAGCTATTTGAGATTGCTGCGCATTGTAACCTATACCAAGCGGATCCACTGATGAATCTAAAAATGACAATATTCTTTTCTTGTGATAAGAGTGTAAAAAAGGCCAAATAGTTGGTGCTGAAAATATGCCAAGTATCCCACAAATTACTAAATGAGATCTTTTTATTATCACAGTAAATATAATTGATGCTACTACGAGTAGCATTATTATAGCTGTACCTAAATTAGGCTGCTTTAATACTAAGAACACCGGTAGGAAAATAATTATGAGCGCTTTAAACAATTTTTTAAATTCCATTATTTTATATATACTTTGCTTATCAAAATAACGAGCAAGTGCAAGTATTAAGCTGACTTTTGCAAACTCTGATGGTTGTAAGCTAATGGATCCTATTCTTATCCACCTTGTTGCACCCATGATGTGTGCACCAAAGAAGTTTACAAATAATAGCAAAATGATTGATGATGTATAAAAAAAATAAGCATGCCTCAGATAAAAGTCTGGCTCTATAAATGACATAGTTATAGCTAATAAGAAAAAGACGAAAAATATGACTAATTGATGTACCGCAAACGGCACCCATTTCCCGCCAGCAGAAGAGTATTGAACAGCTATGCCGATAGAAAATAAGGCAATCACATTAATCATTAGTAGCCAATAAGATTTTCCGATCCTGCTCACAATAAAAATCTTTTATATTCTGAAGTATAATAAAATAAACCTATAAATCATCAAGTTCATGTTCAGTATGCAAATCTCTAACTAAAGCTTCAGCGTGTACTTTTTGAATGATTATACTAATTTTTATTTCAGACATTGCAATAGCGAGCACTTCTACCTTTTTTTCGCTTAAAACCTTTAGTGTACGATGCATAACTTCAGTATTAGACATAATACCAATGCCAATGATTGAAATTTTAGCTACCCCATCATTTACAATATAATTTGTATTCTCATTCAGTATTTTTTTTATTAAATCAACATCAAATTTTGAAACGACAAAACTTGACCCATGTATCATATCAATTCTAACGTTTGCTCCTGCTATATCTTTGAGAATACCCAAGATATGAGCAATATTAGTAAAAGTTACAAGAGCTTCATTAGCGCTATGAGTTATTCCTGTAATCAAGTATTTCTCTAGTGCATCTTTCTCATTTACTACTGTAGTACCTTCTACTTCTTTAAAAGCAGAAAGCACTTGCACTTTAATGTTATGTCTCATTGCAAGTTGTACTGAACGATTATGTAAGATTTTAGCACCAGATGACGACATTTCCAACATTTGATTATAAGAGATAGATTTGAGTTTACGTGCCTTTGGAACAATTTTTGGATCAGCTGTATATATTCCATCAATATCAGTAAAAATTTTGCAAATCTTAACATCAAAAGCTACCGCCAAGGCAACTGCTGATATATCGGAGCCACCTCTTCCAAAGGTAGTAATTCTATTATCATATACACCTTGAAAACCAGCAATGACTGCAACAGTATAACCTTCAACGAAAGATCTTTTTAGATGATCTGTCTCTATTGTTTTAATTTTAGAACCAGAATAAAAACCGTCAGTTATAATTGGTAATTGCCAGGCGAGCCACGATTTAGCATTAACACCAATAGATTGGAGAGTAATCGTCAATAACCCACAAGATATCTGTTCTCCTGCAGAGAGCATCACATCATATTCTGCTAACTCTTGCCTAGAACTTAGATTTGAGATTTGTTTAGCCTGACAAACCATTTCATCAGTCAAGCCTCCAATCGCAGATACAACAACAACTACACTATAGCCTTTCTCAACGTCGTTTTTTATCAAATTTGCAACTCGGTTCAAATTAGTCAAAGACGTTCCGCCAAATTTTTTTACAATTATGTTGTCCATAGTTACAATATAGCTTTCTTCTAAGGAAAAATATAGTTTTTATATAGAGGTTAAATAATTTTTAATAAAGTTAGTGCTAATATTAATCCATTAGAGGCAAAAAATATATAGCATCCGCACTAGCTTTGGCTGATATATATTAATTATGGAGGTAAAAAATGACAACATCAACTCATAAAGAACTAATTGATATTCTCAACGAAATTTCAGGCGGTAAAATAAATGAGATAAGTGATAAACAAACGCAGGCTTTAATAGACGTATGCGCTCTACTATCTCAACGACTGAGAGGCATTGTTCCACCTCCACCACCTCCTCCTCTACCTTCTTTAGGAATGCAATTTTCGCTCAATGGATTTAATAAGCCTATGGGTGATGCTTTAGCTTTACAGCTAGGTAACTTGAAAAAGACTACTAAAAATGAAAAAACAACAGAAGCTAAGAAACTTCCTAATGCAATTAAGCGTAATAAAGATCAAGATTTGCTTACACAAGAATTAGAAAAAGCAATTAAGCGTAAAACTTCAAAAGCGGAAGGAAAAGGCAGCAAAAAACAGAAAGCCACTACGGTCAGTGAAATCCACGACCCATCTCTTCTTTCTATTAAGGATCGCTTTGCATTATGGAAAAAAAGATAAGATTATAAAAGATGGAAGTGCGCTGCACTTCCATTTATTTTAAAAATTATTTATCAAGTATGAGCATCAGTTCATCCCATTCTCTTTTACCAATTCCACTTTCCTCTCTGGTGATTTTCTCTCCTTTGATTAATTTTCGAACTATTTCTAGCCCTTTTTTTGAAATACAGGCAGAGTCTAAATTGTATTCAACAAAGGCGCTGTAAGCCAATGGAACCCATTTTTTTACTATATCCAGCATAATTTTAGCATAGACTCTGATTTCATATTGGGCATGCTTATCGGCTCTAAGTCTCAAAAAATGAAGAAGATTATGCAGATCTATTTTCCAGTAAAATTGTGTATAGTAATTAAGCGTTAGATTTGTACGTGCTATTTCCCTTGCAAGCCCATGCTCAATAAATTTTTCATAATGAGAATATACAAGATTAGAGTCATTTGTTAGAGAATCTATTATTTCGCTTGAAATATCCGAATCAAAAGCTTCCCCGCTACCTTGTTTATTATTATCAGATTGTTTTGCAACTTGTTCTGGTTTGGGTATATAAAATTCATTGTCAAGTATTGAATATCTTGCTGAATATTCATTTACATTTGCAGTTCTATGCCTTATCCATTGCCTTGCAATAAAAATAGGAAGTTTCACGTGAAACTTAATTTCACACATTTCAAATGGCGTGGTATGATGATGTCTCATTAAATACTTGATGAGTGCTTCATCTTGACTAATTTGCTTCGTTCCCTTTCCATACGAAACACGAGCAGCTTGGACTATAGCGTTATCAGAGCCCATATAATCTATTACTCGAATAAATCCATGATCCAGCCCCTTATGTTCTTTATATAGAATTTCATCTATCTCTTTTACTGTGGCGCGTTTAGTTGTATAAAATTCTTCATCCATAAAGTAACCTCACATAAAAATAGAAATATCAGCTCCACATGAATTGAGCTTTTCGTGCATTGCCTCATACCCTCTAAACAAGTGGTTGGCATTGCTTATTATAGTTTCTCCACCTGCTACCAAAGAAGCAAGGATCAAAGCTGCTGTTGATCTTAAGT
It contains:
- the rodA gene encoding rod shape-determining protein RodA, giving the protein MINVIALFSIGIAVQYSSAGGKWVPFAVHQLVIFFVFFLLAITMSFIEPDFYLRHAYFFYTSSIILLLFVNFFGAHIMGATRWIRIGSISLQPSEFAKVSLILALARYFDKQSIYKIMEFKKLFKALIIIFLPVFLVLKQPNLGTAIIMLLVVASIIFTVIIKRSHLVICGILGIFSAPTIWPFLHSYHKKRILSFLDSSVDPLGIGYNAQQSQIAIGSGGLLGKGFVNGSQSQLGFLPEKHTDFAFAVLSEEWGFLGSMALILLYTSLLVIIFSIAYRSKNYFSKVISIGIFAFFGAHFFINIGMTIGLLPVIGDPLPFLSYGGSTTSASLICVGLLLNSAASIRKLS
- a CDS encoding aspartate kinase, which produces MDNIIVKKFGGTSLTNLNRVANLIKNDVEKGYSVVVVVSAIGGLTDEMVCQAKQISNLSSRQELAEYDVMLSAGEQISCGLLTITLQSIGVNAKSWLAWQLPIITDGFYSGSKIKTIETDHLKRSFVEGYTVAVIAGFQGVYDNRITTFGRGGSDISAVALAVAFDVKICKIFTDIDGIYTADPKIVPKARKLKSISYNQMLEMSSSGAKILHNRSVQLAMRHNIKVQVLSAFKEVEGTTVVNEKDALEKYLITGITHSANEALVTFTNIAHILGILKDIAGANVRIDMIHGSSFVVSKFDVDLIKKILNENTNYIVNDGVAKISIIGIGIMSNTEVMHRTLKVLSEKKVEVLAIAMSEIKISIIIQKVHAEALVRDLHTEHELDDL
- the thyX gene encoding FAD-dependent thymidylate synthase; amino-acid sequence: MDEEFYTTKRATVKEIDEILYKEHKGLDHGFIRVIDYMGSDNAIVQAARVSYGKGTKQISQDEALIKYLMRHHHTTPFEMCEIKFHVKLPIFIARQWIRHRTANVNEYSARYSILDNEFYIPKPEQVAKQSDNNKQGSGEAFDSDISSEIIDSLTNDSNLVYSHYEKFIEHGLAREIARTNLTLNYYTQFYWKIDLHNLLHFLRLRADKHAQYEIRVYAKIMLDIVKKWVPLAYSAFVEYNLDSACISKKGLEIVRKLIKGEKITREESGIGKREWDELMLILDK